The following are from one region of the Sphingomonas oryzagri genome:
- the pepN gene encoding aminopeptidase N, whose protein sequence is MDQHSAIATPPTPTLRLDYRPPAWAVPSIRLDFDLDAAVTRVRATLEVEKNSAEAAPRGPLALDGAPGMKPVSVTVDGRLLDAGEWRIEDDQLLIELTGPRHIVETEVVISPEKNTQLMGLYASGGLLCTQCEAEGFRRITFFPDRPDVLSRYTVKMTADRALYPVLLANGDLIGEGETGEGRHWAEWRDPFLKPCYLFAMVAGDLKANRDSFTTMSGREVQLGIWVREADLPRTEHAMTALKSSMAWDEKVYGREYDLGIFNIVAVADFNFGAMENKGLNIFNSRYILADPETATDADYDAIAGVVAHEYFHNWSGNRVTCRDWFQLSLKEGFTVFRDQEFSADQGSRAVKRIEDVRVLRAAQFPEDGGPLAHPIRPDSYLEISNFYTATIYNKGAEVIRMLHTMLGVEGFRRGTDLYFERHDGTAATCEDFVRAMEDANGADLTDFRRWYSQAGTPRLRAALSHEPGTAKARLTLEQVVPPTPGQDDKQPMPLPLRLALFGAKSGKAIVPERVHVLHDAEGEILFEGVDEQPVLSINRGFSAPVIVETNRTAADLAFLSGHDDDPFARFEAMQQLMVDTLVAAIEGREADEEAVIAAVRETLTDPSLDAAFVGEAVLLPNEAFLGDQLAVVDPTAIRRAREHLRQRLGRELEAEWRAAYAASAGNRFEYTPSAKGLRRLRTVALGYLDASGAADAAKQALAQYEGADNMTDRQGALTTLANGTSAERETALAAFYDRYRNDALVLDKWFTTQAISMREDTAEAVERLARHPDFTMTNPNRMRSLVGAFAANQFAFHSADGRGYRFVADMILKADKLNPQSAARLVPPLGRWRRFEPARAALMKAELERIVATPGLSKDVFEQASKSLA, encoded by the coding sequence ATGGATCAGCACAGCGCCATTGCGACTCCCCCCACCCCGACTCTCCGGCTCGATTACCGTCCGCCCGCTTGGGCAGTGCCGTCGATCCGGCTGGATTTCGATCTCGATGCGGCGGTGACGCGCGTCCGTGCGACGCTGGAGGTGGAGAAGAACAGCGCCGAGGCCGCGCCGCGTGGCCCGCTGGCGCTGGACGGTGCGCCGGGGATGAAGCCCGTGTCGGTCACGGTCGACGGCCGCCTGCTCGATGCCGGCGAATGGCGGATCGAGGACGACCAGCTGCTGATCGAACTCACAGGCCCGCGCCACATCGTCGAGACCGAGGTGGTGATCTCGCCGGAGAAGAACACCCAGCTGATGGGGCTTTATGCGTCGGGCGGGCTGCTCTGCACCCAGTGCGAGGCGGAGGGTTTCCGCCGCATCACCTTTTTCCCCGACCGGCCCGACGTGCTGAGCCGCTACACCGTGAAGATGACCGCCGACCGCGCGCTCTATCCGGTGCTGTTGGCCAACGGCGACCTGATCGGCGAGGGGGAAACCGGGGAAGGCAGGCACTGGGCCGAATGGCGCGATCCCTTCCTCAAGCCCTGCTACCTGTTCGCGATGGTGGCGGGCGACCTTAAGGCCAACCGCGACAGCTTCACCACCATGTCGGGCCGCGAGGTGCAGCTCGGCATCTGGGTGCGCGAGGCCGATCTGCCGCGCACCGAACATGCCATGACCGCGCTCAAATCCTCGATGGCGTGGGACGAGAAGGTCTATGGCCGCGAGTACGACCTCGGCATCTTCAACATCGTGGCGGTGGCCGATTTCAACTTCGGCGCGATGGAGAATAAAGGCCTCAACATCTTCAACTCGCGCTACATCCTCGCTGATCCCGAGACGGCGACCGATGCCGATTACGACGCGATCGCGGGCGTTGTGGCGCACGAATATTTCCACAACTGGTCGGGCAACCGCGTCACCTGCCGGGACTGGTTCCAGCTCTCGCTGAAGGAGGGCTTCACCGTCTTCCGCGACCAGGAATTCTCGGCCGACCAGGGATCGCGCGCGGTCAAGCGGATCGAGGACGTCCGCGTGCTGCGCGCGGCGCAATTCCCCGAGGATGGCGGCCCGCTCGCCCACCCGATCCGGCCGGATTCCTATCTGGAGATCAGCAACTTCTACACGGCAACCATCTACAACAAGGGCGCCGAGGTGATCCGGATGCTTCACACCATGCTGGGTGTGGAGGGCTTCCGGCGCGGCACCGATCTCTATTTCGAGCGGCACGACGGCACGGCGGCGACCTGCGAGGATTTTGTCCGCGCGATGGAGGACGCCAACGGAGCCGACCTCACCGACTTCCGCCGCTGGTATTCGCAGGCGGGCACGCCGCGCCTCCGTGCTGCGCTGAGCCACGAGCCGGGCACTGCGAAAGCGCGCCTGACGCTGGAGCAGGTGGTGCCGCCGACGCCGGGGCAGGACGACAAGCAGCCCATGCCGCTGCCGCTCCGTCTGGCCTTGTTCGGCGCCAAGTCCGGCAAGGCGATCGTGCCCGAGCGCGTGCATGTCCTCCACGATGCCGAGGGGGAAATCCTGTTCGAGGGTGTGGACGAGCAGCCGGTGCTTTCGATCAACCGCGGCTTCTCGGCGCCGGTGATCGTCGAGACCAACCGCACGGCCGCCGACCTCGCCTTCCTGTCGGGCCATGACGACGATCCCTTCGCGCGCTTCGAGGCGATGCAGCAGCTGATGGTCGATACCCTGGTGGCTGCGATCGAGGGTCGCGAGGCGGACGAGGAGGCGGTGATCGCGGCGGTGCGCGAGACGCTGACCGACCCGTCGCTGGACGCCGCGTTCGTCGGCGAGGCGGTGCTGCTGCCCAACGAGGCCTTCCTGGGCGACCAGTTGGCGGTGGTCGATCCGACCGCGATCCGCCGGGCGCGCGAGCATCTGCGTCAGCGCCTCGGCCGAGAGCTGGAGGCGGAGTGGCGCGCGGCCTACGCGGCGAGCGCCGGCAATCGCTTCGAATATACGCCGTCCGCCAAGGGCCTGCGACGGCTGCGTACCGTGGCGCTGGGCTATCTCGACGCCAGCGGTGCGGCCGATGCCGCGAAGCAGGCACTCGCCCAGTATGAGGGCGCCGACAACATGACCGACCGGCAGGGCGCGCTCACCACGCTCGCCAACGGCACCTCGGCCGAGCGGGAGACGGCGCTCGCGGCTTTCTACGATCGCTACAGGAACGACGCGCTGGTGCTCGACAAATGGTTCACCACACAGGCGATCTCGATGCGCGAGGATACGGCCGAGGCGGTCGAGCGGTTGGCGCGGCATCCCGATTTCACGATGACGAACCCCAACCGGATGCGCTCGCTGGTCGGCGCGTTTGCGGCCAACCAGTTCGCCTTCCATTCGGCCGACGGGCGCGGCTACCGCTTCGTGGCGGACATGATCCTGAAGGCGGACAAGCTCAATCCGCAGTCGGCGGCGCGACTGGTCCCGCCGCTCGGCCGCTGGCGTCGGTTCGAACCGGCCCGCGCCGCGCTGATGAAGGCCGAGCTGGAGCGGATCGTCGCGACGCCGGGGCTCAGCAAGGACGTGTTCGAGCAGGCGAGCAAGAGCCTGGCGTGA
- a CDS encoding SDR family NAD(P)-dependent oxidoreductase, with the protein MAEMLIFGLGYTASRLAERLRSMGWTVRATRREADGEAIAFADDAAVRAALAGATHILSSVPPDDGDPVLERYGALLEDKRLGYLSSTGVYGDAGGAWVDESAPIGTGRRSARAEADAAWRARGARAFRLPGIYGPGRSALERMAEGRAHRIDLPGQVFSRIHVDDIVAAVIAGLDAPPGAYNIADDHPCSQNRVIEEASRLLRLPSPPIRSIEEAGLSPAARAFYAENRRVANGKAKRVLGWRPLYPDYRAGLAACLACSATTSPAIASRQPAAADSDQR; encoded by the coding sequence ATGGCGGAAATGCTGATCTTCGGGCTGGGCTACACCGCCTCGCGCCTCGCTGAACGGCTGCGTTCGATGGGCTGGACGGTGCGCGCCACGCGACGGGAGGCCGATGGAGAAGCGATCGCCTTCGCCGACGATGCGGCGGTGCGGGCGGCGCTGGCGGGCGCGACGCATATCCTGTCCTCGGTGCCGCCGGACGATGGCGATCCGGTGCTGGAGCGCTACGGCGCGCTGCTGGAAGATAAGCGGCTCGGCTACCTCTCCTCCACGGGCGTCTATGGCGACGCTGGCGGGGCGTGGGTGGACGAGAGCGCGCCGATCGGCACCGGCCGCCGCTCCGCCCGCGCCGAGGCAGATGCTGCATGGCGTGCGAGGGGCGCACGCGCGTTCCGCCTGCCCGGCATCTACGGCCCCGGACGTTCGGCGCTGGAGCGGATGGCAGAGGGCCGCGCCCACCGCATCGATCTTCCCGGCCAGGTATTCAGCCGCATCCATGTCGACGACATCGTGGCGGCGGTGATCGCCGGTCTCGACGCACCGCCGGGCGCCTACAATATCGCCGACGATCATCCCTGCAGCCAGAATCGCGTGATCGAGGAGGCGAGCCGCCTGCTCCGCCTGCCGTCGCCCCCGATCCGATCGATCGAGGAGGCCGGCCTCTCGCCCGCCGCCCGCGCCTTCTATGCCGAGAACCGCCGCGTCGCGAACGGCAAGGCGAAGCGCGTGCTGGGCTGGCGCCCGCTCTACCCGGATTACCGCGCGGGCCTTGCCGCCTGCCTCGCCTGCAGCGCCACCACCAGCCCGGCGATCGCGAGCAGGCAGCCGGCCGCCGCCGACAGCGACCAGCGATAG
- a CDS encoding DMT family transporter → MSEELTGTRPLGASQRARVALPFMICTLVWSSTWLVIRYQLGIVPPSWSVAYRFVIACIAMMAYARFTGARLKLTTREHGLAAVYGVAQYCLNYYFVYLGERTVTSGLVAVAFALLVVPNALFAWIFLKQGLSRAFLLGSGVAMIGLVLLFSHELAAAPTSRHTILIGIGWSLAGVLFSSIANVMQASKPAGAIPVPTLIAWGMAWGSLFNCIGAFVLDGPPVFDPHPSYWLGTLYLALIGSALAFSCYFAVIRTIGPGRAAYSSVLSPVLAMLLSTVFEGYRWSLSAAAGCLLAIAGLVVALQARQAARPAR, encoded by the coding sequence ATGAGCGAGGAACTGACCGGCACCCGTCCGCTCGGCGCCTCGCAGCGGGCACGGGTGGCGCTGCCGTTCATGATCTGCACGCTCGTCTGGTCGTCGACCTGGCTGGTGATCCGCTATCAGCTCGGCATCGTGCCGCCGAGCTGGTCGGTCGCCTATCGCTTCGTCATCGCCTGCATCGCGATGATGGCCTATGCCCGCTTCACCGGCGCGCGGCTGAAACTCACCACGCGGGAGCATGGGCTGGCGGCGGTCTATGGCGTCGCCCAATACTGCCTGAACTATTATTTCGTCTATCTGGGCGAGCGGACGGTGACCTCCGGCCTCGTCGCCGTGGCCTTCGCGCTGCTGGTCGTGCCGAATGCGCTGTTCGCGTGGATTTTCCTGAAACAGGGCCTGTCGCGCGCCTTCCTGCTGGGGTCGGGCGTGGCGATGATCGGGCTGGTGCTGCTGTTCAGCCACGAGCTGGCCGCCGCGCCGACCTCGCGCCATACCATCCTGATCGGCATCGGCTGGTCGCTGGCGGGCGTGCTCTTCTCCTCGATCGCCAACGTCATGCAGGCGAGCAAGCCGGCCGGCGCGATCCCCGTGCCGACGCTGATCGCCTGGGGCATGGCGTGGGGTTCGCTGTTCAATTGTATCGGCGCCTTCGTGCTCGACGGGCCGCCCGTGTTCGATCCGCACCCGAGCTACTGGCTCGGCACGCTCTATCTGGCGCTGATCGGATCGGCGCTGGCGTTCAGCTGCTATTTCGCGGTGATCCGCACCATTGGACCGGGGCGTGCGGCCTATTCGAGCGTGCTGAGCCCGGTACTGGCGATGCTGCTGTCGACCGTGTTCGAGGGCTATCGCTGGTCGCTGTCGGCGGCGGCCGGCTGCCTGCTCGCGATCGCCGGGCTGGTGGTGGCGCTGCAGGCGAGGCAGGCGGCAAGGCCCGCGCGGTAA
- a CDS encoding threonine aldolase family protein codes for MRFFSDNAAAVHPAVLDAIAAANHVDTAYDGDALSQRLDGAFSDLFGTECAALWVSTGTAANCLALASMVPPHGGVFCHREAHINTDEAGAPEFYTHGAKLIPLDGEGAKLTPETVRAARSAIRPDVHRVQPHALSITNATEYGLVYRPDEVAALGAVAKDLGLGFHMDGARFANAMATLGGHPGDVTWRAGVDALSFGFVKNGGLSAEMLIFFRTEWAEVAKIRRKRAGHLNSKGRYQAAQVLALLEADRWLENGRASNAGAATIADAAGHRLVLPVEANEIFLRLTPAEAASLRAQGFDFYDWAEGEARLVTSWDQPQAEIDALAGAIRALGS; via the coding sequence ATGCGCTTCTTCTCCGACAACGCCGCCGCCGTCCACCCCGCCGTGCTGGACGCGATCGCCGCCGCCAACCATGTCGACACGGCCTATGACGGCGATGCGCTCAGCCAGCGCCTCGATGGCGCCTTTTCGGACCTGTTCGGGACGGAGTGCGCCGCACTCTGGGTGTCGACCGGCACGGCGGCCAACTGCCTCGCGCTCGCCAGCATGGTGCCGCCGCACGGCGGCGTGTTCTGCCACCGTGAGGCGCACATCAATACCGACGAGGCCGGTGCCCCCGAATTCTACACGCACGGCGCCAAGCTGATCCCGCTCGATGGCGAGGGGGCGAAGCTGACCCCCGAGACGGTGCGCGCCGCCCGCAGCGCGATCCGGCCCGACGTCCATCGCGTCCAGCCGCACGCGCTGTCGATCACCAACGCCACCGAATACGGCCTCGTCTACCGGCCGGACGAAGTGGCGGCGCTGGGCGCCGTGGCGAAGGATCTCGGCCTCGGCTTCCACATGGACGGCGCGCGCTTCGCCAACGCCATGGCGACGCTTGGAGGTCATCCGGGCGATGTGACGTGGCGTGCGGGCGTCGATGCGCTGAGCTTCGGCTTCGTCAAGAATGGCGGACTGTCGGCCGAGATGCTGATCTTCTTCCGCACCGAATGGGCCGAGGTCGCGAAGATCCGCCGCAAGCGGGCGGGGCATCTCAATTCCAAGGGCCGCTATCAGGCGGCGCAGGTGCTGGCGCTGCTGGAGGCGGATCGCTGGCTGGAGAACGGGCGCGCGTCCAACGCTGGCGCGGCGACGATCGCGGACGCCGCGGGCCACCGGCTGGTGCTGCCGGTCGAGGCCAACGAAATCTTCCTGCGTCTGACGCCAGCCGAGGCCGCGAGCCTGCGCGCGCAGGGCTTCGACTTCTACGACTGGGCGGAGGGGGAGGCCCGTCTCGTCACCTCCTGGGATCAGCCGCAGGCGGAGATCGATGCGCTGGCGGGCGCGATCCGCGCGCTCGGGTCATGA
- the mtnP gene encoding S-methyl-5'-thioadenosine phosphorylase has translation MGGWTIGIIGGSGLYALPGLEEIARHDVATPWGMPSDIILEGRIGTTRLLFLPRHGAGHRIPPSEINARANIDALKRLGATDLLAISSVGSLREELPPGRFVVVDQFIDRTVARPASFFGAGLVAHVSLADPTCPRLSAFATAAIRTAGGDAATGATYLAMEGPQFSTRAESLMYRQWGADIIGMTAMPEARLAREAELPYALVGMVTDYDCWREEEAGVVATDVVAQMHANGETARKLVRAFAESLPEERTPSPIDTVLDQALLTAPAARDPAMMEKLEAILARLTTNPAT, from the coding sequence ATGGGCGGCTGGACGATCGGCATCATCGGCGGCTCGGGCCTCTACGCACTGCCAGGGCTGGAGGAAATCGCCCGTCACGATGTCGCGACGCCGTGGGGTATGCCATCGGACATCATCCTAGAGGGCCGGATCGGCACGACGCGGCTGCTGTTCCTGCCCCGCCACGGGGCCGGGCATCGCATCCCGCCCAGCGAGATCAACGCGCGCGCCAATATCGACGCGCTGAAGCGACTGGGCGCGACCGATCTGCTCGCCATCTCGTCGGTCGGGTCGCTGCGCGAGGAATTGCCGCCGGGGCGCTTCGTGGTGGTCGACCAGTTCATCGACCGGACGGTGGCGCGGCCGGCGAGTTTCTTCGGCGCCGGCCTCGTCGCGCACGTCTCGCTGGCGGATCCGACATGCCCGCGCCTCTCCGCCTTCGCCACCGCAGCCATCCGGACGGCGGGCGGCGATGCGGCGACCGGCGCTACCTATCTGGCGATGGAAGGCCCGCAATTCTCCACCCGCGCGGAAAGCCTGATGTACCGGCAATGGGGCGCCGACATCATCGGCATGACCGCCATGCCCGAGGCGCGCCTCGCCCGCGAGGCGGAACTGCCCTACGCGCTGGTCGGCATGGTCACCGATTACGATTGCTGGCGCGAGGAGGAGGCCGGCGTGGTCGCCACCGACGTGGTGGCGCAGATGCACGCCAATGGCGAGACCGCGCGCAAGCTGGTGCGGGCCTTCGCGGAGAGCCTGCCCGAAGAGCGCACGCCCTCGCCGATCGACACCGTGCTGGATCAGGCCCTGCTGACGGCCCCGGCAGCGCGCGATCCGGCGATGATGGAAAAACTGGAGGCGATACTGGCGCGCCTCACAACCAATCCCGCCACTTGA
- a CDS encoding CorA family divalent cation transporter — MGPLYRETSRVLKLIGKDGGETNIDKAIWADLCEPEESEIAEVERRFGIRLPTREALSEIEVSSRLRSDKGQLIMSAPLIARHGEVGMLSPTGFILDKDRLVTVRFCQMTAFDQVHEAIEKGDHAVGGQEVLVRLLEDIIDRSADRLERVAEELATASHAIFREPQKDGPKKRLGRETRRLRALMVRVGRASEQMVKVRHAFLAIGRIANFVLDRCEPKIPDALRDRLEAVKHDIESLDEFESSLTGRVQLLIDAATAFISIEQNDVVKVLTVVSVAGVPPVLVAGVYGMNFHDMPELSWPWGYPFAWALMILSTIIPVLWFKWRDWL; from the coding sequence ATGGGTCCGTTGTATCGGGAGACCAGTAGAGTGCTCAAGCTGATCGGCAAGGACGGCGGCGAAACCAATATCGACAAGGCGATCTGGGCGGATCTCTGCGAACCCGAGGAATCGGAGATTGCGGAGGTCGAGCGCCGTTTCGGCATCCGCCTGCCGACCCGCGAGGCCCTGTCCGAGATCGAGGTCTCCAGCCGCCTGCGCAGCGACAAGGGGCAGCTGATCATGAGCGCCCCGCTGATTGCGCGGCACGGTGAGGTCGGGATGCTGTCGCCCACCGGCTTCATCCTCGACAAGGATCGGCTGGTGACGGTGCGCTTCTGCCAGATGACCGCGTTCGATCAGGTGCACGAGGCGATCGAGAAGGGCGATCACGCGGTCGGCGGGCAGGAGGTGCTGGTGCGCCTGCTGGAGGACATCATCGATCGATCGGCCGACCGGCTGGAGCGCGTCGCCGAGGAACTCGCCACCGCCTCCCACGCGATCTTCCGCGAGCCGCAGAAGGATGGCCCCAAGAAGCGCCTCGGCCGCGAGACGCGGCGGCTGCGCGCGCTGATGGTGCGGGTGGGCCGCGCGAGCGAGCAGATGGTCAAGGTCCGCCACGCCTTTCTCGCCATTGGTCGCATCGCCAATTTCGTGCTGGACCGCTGCGAGCCGAAGATTCCCGATGCGCTCCGCGACCGGCTGGAGGCGGTGAAGCACGACATCGAGTCGCTCGACGAGTTCGAAAGCTCGCTCACCGGGCGCGTTCAGCTGCTGATCGACGCCGCCACCGCCTTCATCTCGATCGAGCAGAACGACGTGGTGAAGGTGCTGACCGTCGTCTCGGTGGCGGGTGTGCCGCCCGTGCTGGTGGCGGGCGTTTACGGCATGAACTTCCACGACATGCCGGAACTGAGCTGGCCCTGGGGCTATCCCTTCGCGTGGGCGCTGATGATCCTGAGCACGATCATCCCGGTCCTGTGGTTCAAGTGGCGGGATTGGTTGTGA